Genomic DNA from Setaria italica strain Yugu1 chromosome V, Setaria_italica_v2.0, whole genome shotgun sequence:
caccctggatGCGcagaggcgctcccgcgcggacagggaggagggggtggatcgcggctaccacgtccaccgcggcggccgctacgacagcgaagaagaccgcagcccgagccctgacccggcggggccccgggccttctccacGCGCATCCTGAATGCATCGTTCccaccgcgcttcaggcaaccaacgaacgtggccaagtactccggggagacAAACCCCGGGCTATGgctcagtgactaccggcttgcatgtcaggccggtggggcggacgatgacctattcatcatccgcaacctacaactctttctggccgactcggcgcgagcctggctggaacatatctcTTCCGGTCGGATCCGCAGCTGGAATcacctgaaggagatattcgtgggaaacttccagggcacgtacacgcgccctgGCAATTCATGGGACCTTCGGAGCTGCCGCTAGGGGACGGATGAGTCCCTCCGGGAGTACATCCGacacttctccaggaagcgcaccgagctcccCAACGttgcggacgccgacgtcataggggcttttctggcagggacctcctgccggcccctcgtccacgagctgggacgCTGAGGCCCgaggaccacggaggagctcctcaacatcgccaccagcttcgcctcgggcgaGGAGGCCGTCGGAGCAATCTTTgaccgctccaagggcaaggcaaagcgagAGGAGGACgctgacgaaggcacctccaaccgtcagcagaagaagaagaagaacaagcagcggcgcgaggctcccctcgtggccgctgTTGAGTGCAAGCGGGGACAGCCGCCCTcagagggcacccccggcttcttcgacaagctgctcgagggaccgtgcccgaaccacgagttcccccgtgaagcacgcctacaaagactacaacctcatgaagaggtactttgtaggcaacccagtgaagggtGACCGGAGACGaaagcccgacgaggagaagaaggatggcgaAGAGAAGAAAGACgacttccccaaggtggacggctgcttcatgatcttcagcGGCCCGGCGGCTTACGACTCGAAGCGCTGCCAAAAGGTGGAGCGTCGCGAGGTCTACGCGTCCAAGCCTGCTACACCGGCTTTCCTCGACTGGTCaggatccgccatcaccttcgatcggtcCCACCACCCGGGGCGCGTCCTGCAGCAAGGACGCTACCCGCTCGTCGTTGACCCCGTGGTCGGCACCACGTggctcaccaaggtgctcatggacggaggcagcagcctcaacatcctctacgtcgagaccctcgacgccatagGGATCGACCGCTctcgcctccgccccagcaaggcaccATTCCACGGTGTCGAGCCGGGGAAACAgccaatgcctctcgggcagatcgatctgcccgtcactttcgggaccccttccaactacaggaaggaggtccttaccttcgaggtggtaggtttccgcggaacctaccacgccatcttggggcggccgtgctacgccaagttcatgaccatccccaactacacctacctcaagctgccggggcccaacagggtcatcaccgtcggtacgtctttccagaaggcgtacgaatgcgacgtagagtgctgcaAGTACGCTGcagccatcaccttcacggAGAATTTGGCGGTCCAGCTGGCAGAGGGCGCCGAGGATCAGctcgactccaagcagtcggccacctcttttgaggccaccgaaggcgtcaaggaggttcccctcgaccccagcagcttcGACGGCCGGACCAtgcggatcggcgctaccctatctcccaaataggaaagcgcgctcgtcgacttcctccgcgcgaataGCGAtgtcttcgcgtggaaaccctcggacatgcccggcattccgaggaAAGtcaccgagcactccttgaacatcaaggccggctacAAGCCAGTGAAGCAGGGTCTGcaccgcttcgacgaggagaggtgcaaggccatcggcgaggagctccagaagcttttggcggccggattcatcaaggaagtataccaccctgagtggctagctaatcctgttcttgtacgaaaaaagaatgggaaatggaggatgtgtgttgactataccggtctcaacaaggcgtgctcaaaggatccgtttcctttgccgcgcatagaccggatagtcgactcaaccgccgtgtgcgaaacccttagcttccttgatgcatattccggctaccatcaaatcgcgatgaaagaggctgACCAGCTCGcaacctctttcatcacccccttcggcccctattgctacgtAAAGATGcctttcggcctcaaaaacacgggggctacgttccagcgatgcatgctcaaatgtttcggggacctcatcgggtgaACCGTCGAGGCTTATGTCgatgacatcgtagtcaagtccaagaagggcgaccagctcatccccgacctcaaactagccttcgaaaggctaagagacaagcgcatcaagctcaatcctgaaaagtgaaaagtgtgttttcgaggttccgaggggcatgctgctgggtttcatcgtctccgtacgtggcatcgaagccaacccagagaaggtagcggccatcagcgacatgggacTGATttggaacataaagggagttcagcgcATCACGGGATACCTAGCAGCCCTAAGCCGTTTtatctcgcgcctcgtcgaacgggggctccctctctaccgactcctgaagaagaccgaccgcttcgagtggaccgccgaggcccaggaggtgcttgaccggctcaaggacctcttgacgaaggccccaatcctggtCCCACCAACCGACGGGGAGCTCCTCctactctacatcgcggcgaccacccaggtggttagcgcagccctggtggtggagcgagaggaggagggacatgCCCTCAAGGTGTAGCGCCCGGTATACTGTATCAGGGAtgtcttgtccgaatccaaggcgcgctacccgtagatccagaagctcatctacgccgtcctcgtcacgaagaggaagcttcgccactacttcacctcccacccggtgacggtCGTGTCGACATTCCccctcggcgaagtgatccggaaccagGATGCCACGGGACGGGttgcgaagtgggcgctcgagctgaTAGATCAGGGCATCACCTATGGCCCTCGCACCAccatcaaatcccaggtactcgccgattttgtagcagagtggacggaggtcCAGACGCCATCGAcaccggagaagcaggagtactggacgatgtacttcgacgggtcgctgatgaaggctcgcgccggagcgggcctAGTCTTCATCTCTCCTCTCGGTGtacgcatgaggtacatgatccgcctccactttcctgcatcaaataatgtcgccgagtacgaggccctcctcaacgggcttcgcatcgccatcgaacTGGGCATCCAGTGGCTGGACATCcgaggcgactctcagctagtcgtcgaacaagtcatgaaagagtggagctgccacgaccccaagatggaggcctactgcaacgaagtcCGTAAGCTCAAAGACAAGTTCGACGtgctagagctcaaccacgtcgtaAGGCACTTCAATGAGGCGGCTGGCGAACTGACAAAGGCGGCGTTCGGCCGAAAGCCCGTACTCGACGGCGTCTTCGTGAGCGACCAATTCAAGCCCTCGATCCGGTACCAGGAGCCAGGGAGGGACGGCAACGCCCCACCCGCCCCGGACCCGAGTCCCTacccaggagaggtcggcaacgcgccagCTGTCTTGGGCTTGGGCACCGACCCAGACGAGGTCGGCGACGCTCCACCTGCCCAAGGGTCGGAGGCTGACCCTTCCGACCCCGAGGTCATGAAGATCGATGCAGACCCAGCAGCAGGGCCTGACCCCCTGCCTGACTGGAGAACCCCGtgcctcgactacctcatccacgacacgctcccggcaaaCAAGACGGAGGCGCATAGGATTGCACGTcgtgccaaatccttcatcatcatcgaccaggagctctacaagcggagccacaccgACATCCTCCagtgctgcatcccgatcgagcagggaaaggcgctaattcaacatccatgccggagcctgcggccatcaTGCCGtaccaagaaccctcgttggaAACGCCTTCCGGCAGGGCTTCTACTAGCCGACGGCGGTCAccgacgccacccacgtggtccacacctgcgaagggtgccaattcttcgtgcaccaaactcatctgcccgcacaggcgctccagaccattcccatcacgtggccctttgCGGTCTGGAGGCTGgacctcgtcggacccttcaagaaagcgcccgggggcttcacccatctgcttgtcgccgtcgacaaaatctccaagtggatcgaggcacgacCGGTCGCGCAAATCAAGTCCAAGCAGGTGGTACAGCTCTTCACCGATATCATCCATCGtttcggaatccccaactccatcattacggacaacggcacacagttcaccgggaagaaatttctccagTTTTATGATGACCACCACATCCAAGTGGACTGGTCGATCGTGGCACATCCCCGCACGAACGAGCAGGTTGAAcaagccaacggcatgatactccagggtctcaagccacggatcttcgatcgcctcaaaaagttcggtggccggtgggtcgcagagctccccgcagtcctaTGGAGtttgaggacaacccccagtcgggcgacCGGCTTCACCCCATTTTTCATGGTCTACAGGTCCGAGGCGatcctgcccaccgacttggagtacggATCGCTGAGGGTcaatgtggcggatccacttcggatctacttgtttaaacatgatttagccgcctgatacgcgacgctcatgcctaagccgagtaaatacgaagtgccgtcggattttcctccgatttaaccacttgaacaggaccattttagcaaactcacacgaaggtgagcggttccagagagtacaacaagtccaccgagttaacaaattaaccagtTAGTTTAGTtgcgaaaagaacatcagagttttacaggatttCCAGAAGACAAATGTaaataaaaccactagcggaagcaatcatcgggggtcggacgtcctggtgaggccaaccgggacatcactgatccctctcctcgccgtccgaggagggatcccactcgaccgtccaacccgaagggagctggggcggccaagtaccagcaggagaagggtcgggggcagcaacttcacctgaaaaacaggagccacaacaaggctgagatactaagctcaacaagacttaaccgacagaagtaaaactactccacacttctagacatgcagggctttttggctgtggggtttgtttgccaaaagcactaagttaAACCCTATTTTCAGGTTTtggctccggttctaagttcattagccggtctaggtgttgcaacctattctaagcaatcatagaaccaaaacaaggtatatatatatatatcaacaaaaccatgtcatcatcagattcctcatttactcaaggtgacatagcgatcaagcagtctcaaactgtgagaggcagacgaatcgattcgagttctttaaaccatgcatggtgaacctaacctcacgacatccgcgcacccggaggtcgcttcctgtgtcagccttccccatcaatcccctaacccgtgtcgggcccatttcctttggtgcaaggttccacagacccggcctctgccgttctgtgaccacgcttgccaccacgtgtgacaaccagcaggggaaactccgttccaagaacaatggggcgaccgctcacgtctaggttcaatctggtactaggcttcctcaacccatactaagtatgaggttagtactttcaaacacttgatcacgaacaccaccactatcgggccttagcaagtttcatagacagacggggcgatcatccgaccaccaaagagttacccaaaaccctgccccgtccatcgtccttatagttgtaacagaagggtagacatccaactcctacaactcgcgagtgacagggaatcactcggcttttaccgtctcctagttaagcaaggcaactactcggtccaacagctagtgttcagatcataggaaactaggtcatgcatctagggtttcaaacaactcctatacgtaaatgcacaagcatatttttaaggaaggcatgcacaagtttggaaaacaacacagggtttttcatgcaaccggggcttgccttcgagcaaggaggaagagaactgctcgacttcgggggcggctttggcttctgggggcaggagctcagctacagcttcgccttctggcgccgggtgtagctcgtagaagccgtcggcgaggcgcaactctacacgaatgcaatgcaagagttagcatagacggttatttcaacagcaacacttgcacgtctgagcccagaaactcgcgataaagagcaggagggtgggggtTTAaaggagctggtgaagatcaaaaggtaagggttgcaaaggaacttatgatctgatccttcaactagaggatttggtatactagggatcctcagacgcaatcgctgaagggttcccaagttttacacatacacccttggtttgaagaaaagatcacagccgagccctcgggcgaggcggataggggtcggcggaacagatagggtcgggcgagacggaaccggggtcgggcggataagaggggtcgggcgaagcggactggggtcggcagcttaccttcttcctacaaggaaaacttggggtcgggaataagcagacttgggcggagggactaaggctctgaacaacggctaagtccggcagtgctccggcggcggcggtgcttcttgtggatcacaagtgagctcttacgcagcacggaggagcaagcggctgggtggcttagggaaaacggaggggagctgagaggagagttcctcaggaacttagggtgtggcgctaggagcttgagcagggagcaagagaaatggcggaggcagcaatggcggagggaactccggcgggctcgcgcattcccttttatagcggctgggacggggAAAGGGAAGTGGTgcaggagcgagaaggggagcggcgcgaaggccggggagaagcaatggagtgctctgccggggcggcgattgagcgacgagggcggtggtgcaggacttcggggatgacgccagcggtcattgggttctggcgtcagggcggcgcaggagcggttatgccggtggttgagatttggcggaggcgggcgtcgccgtgcggtagatttgatggtcgcgaccgggttaacggcgctagaatcgagggcgcacaggtgagaagacaggcagccgtgggcgcgcgagcgagcgcggagcaacagattgtcgggcggcttctgacagggcggggaaaggagttgtcgctaccgtggtcggggttggcgaaggaggaatcgtcgggtagcgaagaccaggcggcgcgactgtgttcgaagtgacagaaaagacgggcgacatcgggctctgcggccgggatctggcggtgtgatgatgggcgtgggaggcgaggcgctgcagaaaggttgcagaggggcttccgctgccattggggaagggggcgcgagaatccattcgatTGCGGGTCAGAGatgaggctgagcggcgggcgtcggagaagatgagccacgcggcggggagactctgaagcgggcatgcaactcgagtgcgcctgccgcggaagatctgggggaaaaagatctcgcgggtccactggtcagatagaacggacgtttgggaaagacttagaaggatccgacggtgggctggttttttgcggggtcggaaccgaagcaaggcggggaggggtcgggaccagTCGGAAGATTG
This window encodes:
- the LOC101776519 gene encoding uncharacterized protein LOC101776519, which translates into the protein MEAYCNEVRKLKDKFDVLELNHVVRHFNEAAGELTKAAFGRKPVLDGVFVSDQFKPSIRYQEPGRDGNAPPAPDPSPYPGEVGNAPAVLGLGTDPDEVGDAPPAQGSEADPSDPEVMKIDADPAAGPDPLPDWRTPCLDYLIHDTLPGFY